A single genomic interval of Procambarus clarkii isolate CNS0578487 chromosome 61, FALCON_Pclarkii_2.0, whole genome shotgun sequence harbors:
- the mRpS10 gene encoding small ribosomal subunit protein uS10m isoform X2 gives MRRIAISGVAFANRYGAVGSVFGQGIMPRTLMQLAPGCGTQISENTSFPSLRTRLPQIVLPSRSLNTTTLPESQDLQAEKADKLYSLVEVECRSHEPAVLRSYQTFVSATAAHLEISVQDILWPKKQIYRWTLLKSVHVHKHHRVQYEVRTHFLIMKFARLTGSTADTFLEYIQRNLPEGVSMKVTTHELQKLPEHVKPSSEAIV, from the exons ATGAGGAGAATAGCCATTTCAGGTGTCGCCTTCGCTAACAGATACGGT GCTGTTGGAAGCGTGTTTGGTCAGGGTATAATGCCAAGGACTTTGATGCAGTTAGCTCCAGGCTGTGGGACCCAAATATCTGAGAATACATCTTTTCCATCACTCAGAACCCGATTACCGCAGATTGTCCTACCGTCAAGATCCCTCAACACAACCACCTTACCCGAGTCACAG GATTTGCAAGCAGAAAAAGCAGACAAACTGTACAGCTTGGTAGAAGTTGAGTGTCGGAGCCATGAACCTGCTGTACTGCGCTCATACCAAACATTTGTGTCTGCGACTGCTGCCCATCTAGAGATTTCTGTCCAAGACAT tttaTGGCCCAAGAAACAAATCTATCGATGGACCCTACTTAAATCAGTGCATGTTCATAAGCATCATCGTGTGCAGTATGAAGTGAGGACACACTTTCTGATAATGAAGTTTGCAAGGCTAACAGGGTCCACAGCAGATACGTTTCTTGAGTACATACAGAGAAACCTGCCAGAAGGAGTATCCATGAAAGTCACAACA CACGAGCTACAGAAACTTCCAGAACATGTCAAGCCATCATCAGAAGCGATAGTTTAA
- the mRpS10 gene encoding small ribosomal subunit protein uS10m isoform X1, translated as MRRIAISGVAFANRYGAVGSVFGQGIMPRTLMQLAPGCGTQISENTSFPSLRTRLPQIVLPSRSLNTTTLPESQVSSDLQAEKADKLYSLVEVECRSHEPAVLRSYQTFVSATAAHLEISVQDILWPKKQIYRWTLLKSVHVHKHHRVQYEVRTHFLIMKFARLTGSTADTFLEYIQRNLPEGVSMKVTTHELQKLPEHVKPSSEAIV; from the exons ATGAGGAGAATAGCCATTTCAGGTGTCGCCTTCGCTAACAGATACGGT GCTGTTGGAAGCGTGTTTGGTCAGGGTATAATGCCAAGGACTTTGATGCAGTTAGCTCCAGGCTGTGGGACCCAAATATCTGAGAATACATCTTTTCCATCACTCAGAACCCGATTACCGCAGATTGTCCTACCGTCAAGATCCCTCAACACAACCACCTTACCCGAGTCACAGGTATCAAGT GATTTGCAAGCAGAAAAAGCAGACAAACTGTACAGCTTGGTAGAAGTTGAGTGTCGGAGCCATGAACCTGCTGTACTGCGCTCATACCAAACATTTGTGTCTGCGACTGCTGCCCATCTAGAGATTTCTGTCCAAGACAT tttaTGGCCCAAGAAACAAATCTATCGATGGACCCTACTTAAATCAGTGCATGTTCATAAGCATCATCGTGTGCAGTATGAAGTGAGGACACACTTTCTGATAATGAAGTTTGCAAGGCTAACAGGGTCCACAGCAGATACGTTTCTTGAGTACATACAGAGAAACCTGCCAGAAGGAGTATCCATGAAAGTCACAACA CACGAGCTACAGAAACTTCCAGAACATGTCAAGCCATCATCAGAAGCGATAGTTTAA